The Cyclopterus lumpus isolate fCycLum1 chromosome 6, fCycLum1.pri, whole genome shotgun sequence genome contains a region encoding:
- the kiaa0513 gene encoding uncharacterized protein KIAA0513 homolog, whose product MEGVAVDNLIDFDLPTALSIDGGKHHGHTDLFSPEQAPSMGVHQQPLLPQPMAPTKPSSHHHHQDGDNDSDATESADSENDMDPPSHMWELRRSSSSSAHSGEDADSETVERRQFMKAYVEKVFHGREDFDQEEKARFGELCSGENGKGREWFAKHVSAQRCHSKCVSEATFYRLVQSFAVVLFECYQMDDYSPAKNLMTMCFTYYYSGKSQPSPSELLDRGGPPAGLDSYINKANSWLSVKKGAAERLLKTTSKTDVKGFFGGLESKLRGSVAPRTEDGESPVEPKSPVCEAPEEKKGEKVYLYTHLKQQPIWHTLRFWNAAFFDAVHCERKKRSPTTREKWCHMTKEERDDSSKMDENIAFGQLGTFTHNMLAFGLSKKLCNDFLKKQAVIGNLHEEQYKLLSDHIEKMAAE is encoded by the exons ATGGAGGGCGTAGCAGTGGACAACCTAATAGACTTTGACCTGCCCACAGCTCTCAGCATAGATGGAGGCAAACACCACGGACATACCGACCTTTTCTCCCCAGAGCAGGCGCCCTCCATGGGAGTCCATCAGCAGCCTTTACTGCCACAGCCCATGGCGCCTACCAAGCCCagctcccaccaccaccaccaagaCGGAGACAACGACAGCGATGCCACCGAGTCGGCGGACAGCGAGAACGACATGGACCCGCCCTCTCACATGTGGGAGCTGAGGAGGTCGTCATCGTCGTCCGCTCACAGTGGAGAGGACGCCGACAGCGAGACGGTGGAGAGGAGGCAGTTCATGAAGGCTTATGTGGAGAAGGTGTTTCATGGAAG GGAGGACTTTGACCAGGAAGAGAAGGCTCGTTTTGGAGAGCTGTGCAGTGGAGAGAACGGCAAAGGCCGGGAGTGGTTTGCCAAACACGTCAGCGCTCAG CGCTGCCACTCTAAATGTGTGAGTGAAGCCACCTTCTACAGACTGGTGCAGTCCTTTGCAGTGGTTCTGTTTGA ATGTTACCAGATGGATGACTACAGCCCGGCCAAGAACCTCATGACGATGTGCTTCACATACTACTACAGTG GAAAGTCCCAGCCCTCTCCCTCCGAGCTGCTGGATCGCGGAGGTCCTCCAGCTGGTCTGGACTCGTACATCAACAAGGCCAACTCCTGGCTGTCTGTGAAGAAGGGTGCCGCGGAGCGCCTCCTCAAAACCACATCCAAGACTGACGTCAAAGGCTTCTTTGGAGGCCTAGAGAGCAAGCTGAGGGGCTCGGTGGCTCCCAGGACTGA GGATGGAGAAAGCCCAGTTGAGCCCAAGTCACCGG TGTGTGAGGCtccagaggagaagaaaggagagaaggtgTACCTGTACACCCACCTGAAGCAGCAACCCATCTG GCACACGCTGAGATTTTGGAACGCTGCATTTTTTGATGCCGTTCAttgtgagaggaagaagaggtcgCCAACCACAAG GGAGAAGTGGTGTCACATGAccaaggaggagagggacgacAGCTCCAAAATGGATGAGAACATCGCCTTCGGCCAGCTGGG GACATTCACTCATAACATGCTGGCGTTTGGGCTCAGTAAGAAGCTCTGCAATGACTTCCTGAAGAAGCAGGCAGTCATTGGGAACCTGCATGAAG AACAGTACAAGCTGCTGAGTGACCACATAGAGAAGATGGCGGCAGAGTGA